The Nocardia sp. NBC_00508 nucleotide sequence CAACGGCTGGTGGACCTGCGTGATCCCGCGCCGCGTCGCCGAGGAGCTCGGCCAGCCGCTGCCGCTGTTCCTGAAATGGGACGACGCGGAGTACGGCCTGCGCGCTCGCGCCGCCGGGTACCCGACCGTCACGCTGCCCGGCGCGGCCGTCTGGCACATGGCCTGGAGCGACAAGGACGACGCGATCGACTGGCAGGCGTACTTCCACCTGCGCAACCGCTTGGTGGTCGCCTCGCTGCATCTGCCGGGCAACGGCCGCGCCATGGTCGCCAACACGGTCAAAGCAACCCTGAAACACCTGCTTTGCCTGGAGTATTCGACGGTCGCGATCCAGAACCTGGCCATCCGCGACTTCCTCGCCGGCCCGGAGCGGTTGTTCCAGCTGCTGCCCAGCGCCCTGGGTGCGGTGCACGAGCTGCGCAAGCAGTACCCCGACGCGGTGATCCTGCCCTCGTCCACCGAACTGCCGCTGGCCAGTCACCTCGGCGTCGGCGCGGTGGGCGAGCCCGCCAACCCGCTTGCCAAGGTGGTCCGGCTGGCCAAGGGTGTGGTGCACAACTTCCGCCCGGCGCGCAATGAACACCATGAGACTCCGCAGTTGAACGTGCCGACCCTGGACGCACGGTGGTTCCTGCTCTCCCAAGTCGACGGCGTCACCGTCACCACGGCCGACGGCCGCGGTGTCGTCTACCGCAAGCGTGATCCGCGCCAGGCGCTCGGCCTGTTCAAGGAGGCGATGCGCCTGCGCAAGGAGCTGGCCGCTCGCTTCCCGGAGATGCAGCAGCGCTACCGCGCCGCCCACCCGCAGCTGACCAGCACCGCGGCGTGGGAGAAGGTCTTCGGCATCGACACGAAGGATGGGCAGCAGTGAGTCTCGGAGCGAGCGCGGCCGACGACGCGGCGGTGTACCGGCGGCCGCAGAGCGCGAACGGCCACGGCGGCCCGGTGTCCGCGGAATCCGCGGCCGAACAGGCGCCCGCGGCGCCACCGGAAGTCGCGATCATCAACGCCGTGCAGGCCACCCTCGGCAACAAGCCCACTGTGGTGTCCGCGGCGCGCGGCATGTCGCACTTCGGCGAGCACGCGCTCGGCTGGGTCGGCATCGCCGCCGCGGGTTGGTTGCTGGACAAGCCGCGGCGCAGGCAATGGGCCGGGGTCGCGGTCGGCGCGGTCGGCGCGCACGCGGCCTCGATCGTCATCAAGCGCGTCGTCCGTCGGCCGCGTCCGAACGACCCAACGGTGCAGGTCAACGTCGGGACGCCGAGCAAACTGAGCTTCCCGTCCTCGCACGCGACCTCGACCACGGCGGCGGCCGTGTTGCTCGGCAGATTGACCGGGCTACCCTTGCCTGCGGTGCTCGTCCCCCCGATGCTGCTTTCCCGAGTGGTCCTGGGGGTGCACTATCCCTCCGACGTGCTCGCCGGTTCCGCGCTCGGTGCCGCGTCCGCCGCTGCCCTGCTTGCCGCCGAAAAGAGACTCGAGAGTGACCGCACAAGAAAGAGCCTTGGTTGACATGAGTGAAGAGCCGACCGGCGCCGACCTAGCCGAGGCCGTTGTCAAGGGCCCGCCCAAGACGCTGGCCGGTGGTCTGTTCAAGGCTGTCCGTCCGCGGCAGTGGGTCAAGAACGTCCTGGTGCTCGCCGCGCCGCTGGCCGCGGGCACGGTCACCGACGTGGATGTGCTCGCGCACGTCGGCGTCGCCTTCGTGGTGTTCTGCATGGCCGCATCGGGCATCTACCTGGTCAACGACGCGCTCGACGTGGAGGCCGACCGGGCGCACCCGACCAAGCGGTTCCGGCCGATCGCCGCGGGCATCGTCCCGGTGAACCTGGCCTACCTGCTCTCGACGCTGCTGTTGGCCGGGTCGCTCGCGGGGTCGTTCCTCGCGTCGTGGCATCTGGCCGTGGTGATGGCGGTCTACATCGGCATCCAGCTGGGTTACTGCTTCGGCCTCAAGCACCAGGCGGTGCTGGACATCTGCATCGTGTCCTCGGGCTTCCTGCTGCGCGCGGTGGCGGGCGGCGCGGCGGCGGATATCCCGCTGTCGCAATGGTTCCTGCTGATCATGGCCTTTGGTTCGCTGTTCATGGCCGCGGGCAAGCGTTACGCCGAACTGCAGATCGCGCTGGGTACCGGCGCCAAGATCCGCAAGTCGCTCGAGTACTACACCCCCACCTACCTGCGCTTCATCTGGACGCTCGCCGCGACGGCCGTGGTGGTGTTCTACGGGCTGTGGGCATTCGAGCAGGACCGAGCGAATCACACCGAGTGGTTCGCGATCTCGATGATCCCGTTTACCATCGCAATCCTGCGTTACGCGGTCGACGTCGATGGTGGCGAGGCCGGTGAGCCCGAAGAGATCGCGCTGGGGGACCGCGTCCTGCAGTTCCTCGCAATCGCCTGGATCGGAGCGGTAGGTGTCGCTGTCTATCTCACCTGACGAGATGCTGGTAGCGGGGCGAACGGAATACGCGGGGGGGCGGTCGGCCGAGGAGCCGGCGCGCTCCATGTCGCGCTCCGCCCGTCTATCGAAAGCCACGTTCGTCGGTGGGATCGCGCTCACCGTAGTTCTTTTCGCGATCGGCGGCTGGCAGCGGCGCTGGATCGCCGACGACGGCCTCATCGTGTTGCGCACGGTGCGCAACCTGATGGCGGGCAACGGCCCCGTCTTCAACCCGGGCGAGCGCGTCGAAGCGAATACCAGCACGGCGTGGACCTATCTGGTGTGGTTCTTCAGCTGGCTGACCCAGGCGCGGCTGGAATACGTAGTGCTCGGCGCCGCGCTCACGGTGTCGCTGGCCGCGGTCGTATTCGCCATGCTCGGCTCGGCCAGGCTGTGGGGCGGGACCGGAGCCGGACTCCTGCTGCCCGCGGGTGTGCTGGTCTACATCGCGCTGCCCCCGGCTCGCGATTACGTCACCTCCGGTCTGGAGAGCGGTCTGGTGATCTGCTGGATCGGCCTGCTGTGGTGGCAGCTGATGCGGTGGAGCCAGTCGAAATCGGTTCGGCTGCCCGGGCTGCTCGGCGTGGTCTTCCTCGCCGGACTCGCTCCGCTGATCCGTCCCGAGATGACGCTGGTCGGCGCCT carries:
- a CDS encoding phosphatase PAP2 family protein — its product is MSAESAAEQAPAAPPEVAIINAVQATLGNKPTVVSAARGMSHFGEHALGWVGIAAAGWLLDKPRRRQWAGVAVGAVGAHAASIVIKRVVRRPRPNDPTVQVNVGTPSKLSFPSSHATSTTAAAVLLGRLTGLPLPAVLVPPMLLSRVVLGVHYPSDVLAGSALGAASAAALLAAEKRLESDRTRKSLG
- a CDS encoding decaprenyl-phosphate phosphoribosyltransferase, producing the protein MSEEPTGADLAEAVVKGPPKTLAGGLFKAVRPRQWVKNVLVLAAPLAAGTVTDVDVLAHVGVAFVVFCMAASGIYLVNDALDVEADRAHPTKRFRPIAAGIVPVNLAYLLSTLLLAGSLAGSFLASWHLAVVMAVYIGIQLGYCFGLKHQAVLDICIVSSGFLLRAVAGGAAADIPLSQWFLLIMAFGSLFMAAGKRYAELQIALGTGAKIRKSLEYYTPTYLRFIWTLAATAVVVFYGLWAFEQDRANHTEWFAISMIPFTIAILRYAVDVDGGEAGEPEEIALGDRVLQFLAIAWIGAVGVAVYLT